From the genome of Adhaeribacter pallidiroseus:
GATCTCATTACATTCTATTAAGGCTTTCCTGGCATATTCCAGGTTTACTTTTTCAATCAAGTCCGAAAACTTGATTTCTTGCCCGTTTCCTAGATCGTACTTTTGAAAGTCGGTTTCACTTACTTTTATTTGGATGATTCTCATTTGATCTTTAATTCAAATTTCTCTTCTAGTCTAAACTATTTTCTTAACTCTTGTTAACTTTTTGTATTATTTCTCTTTATCGTTGTCCTTAGTAAATAAATTTAGCTGCTGTTTTTCTCCTTCTTTCTTCTGTCTATGTCGCCGACCCTCTGGTGTTTCTATCGGTTTATCATTTTCAAAGTAGTTATTAACTCTAGTAACCTCAAAGCTTGTTATTCTTTCTACTCCTTCATTGTCTATTTTTTTGTGTACTACTAAATGGCAATTTATTGCAGTTCCATTTTTAAATTTGATTTCACCTACCTGAACTAGTGTTTTAAATTCTTTAGATTTCATTGAAAATGGAATTGGCTCACCATTATAAATCCCCATCCATTTATAATTCCCTTTTTTTAGTACAGGTGAGATGATTTCAATGACAGCGTTATCGATTTCGGTTGGCTCTAGTTCATCACTAACTAAAATAAATTCTTTGAAGCTTCTTCGATAGACGACTTGTTCATTATATCGTTCCTTTTTGTTACTATCAGAAACTAAAAATGAAACTTTTTCAACTTTAGGATACTTTTCAAGTACTTCATAAAAGTTTGATTTCTTTTTCTTAATTACACTATTTTCTTCTAATTGTTGACTATTCTTACTTATTTCCTGTCTTAACTTTTCAATTTCAAGCTTCAGTTTTTCTTTTTCGAGTTTATTTATCTCAGGATCTTCAAAAAATTTTTCTATTAGCTTTTCTGTCGCCTTGCTGATAGACGTTGTTATTGGCGTAACAATTATACTTGTCAAAAAAGCTACGATTAATGCGACCGTAATTGTCGCTTTTTTGTTTTCATCTTTAGCTGCAACTTTAAACCATCTTCTAAGTCCGCCATCAGCTAAAGGTTCTGTTTCAATAATAATAACTATCTTAAATACCGATGCAATTTCTCGAATTATTCCTAAGAACTCATATTCACACTTGTTCTGAACAACAGCGTCCATTAAATGAGTATTGTCTGTAAACCAATTATGAAGTTCTATTGTCCTACGGTCAATTATTGATATTTCATTTTCAATACCCATTTTTTATTCAAACCTGTTGTTAGAGGTAATCGTCTTAATACTTCTACAGCCAATGAAGAGCTTAACTTCATATGGCATAAGTATTTAATATAGCAGTGCCTACTTTTAATTACGTAAGCTCTTATATGTTATACATCAGGCCATGTTGTGGTAAACAGCTTGCACGTCATCGTCTTCCTCAATCTTCTCAATTAAAGCTTCAATTTCTTCGGCTTGCTCGTCGTTTAGCTCGGTGCGGGTGTTGGGGATGCGTTGTAATTCAGCGCTGGTAACCGGTAAACCTTTTTCTTCCAGGGCTTTTTGCATGGCCCCGAAATCGGTAAAAGCAGTTTCCACAATTATTTCGCCTTCGTGCTCGTAAATATCTTCGGCGCCATAATCAATTAAATCCAGTTCCAGTTCTTCTGTATCTAAACCTTCGGCGGGTAACCGGAAAATGCCTTTGCGGGTAAATATAAAATCCAGGGAACCGGTTTTGCCTAAGGTGCCGCCCGCGCGGGATAAATATACCCGGATGTTGGCTACCGTACGGTTGATATTATCGGTAGCCGTTTCTATCAGAATGGCAATGCCATGGGGGCCGTAGCCTTCGTATACTACTTCTTCGTAATCTTTTTCTTCTTTGCTCGAGGCTCGCTTAATGGCCGCCTCTACCCGGTCTTTGGGCATGTTTACGCCTTTCGCGTTTTGAATAGCGGTACGCAAACGCGCGTTTGCATCCGGGTTGGGGCCATTTTCTTTTACGGCCATTACGATCTCTTTGCCTAAGCGCGAGAACGCTTTCGACATTTTATCCCAACGTTTAAACTTACGGGCTTTTCTAAATTCAAATGCTCTTCCCATAGTAATTTATAATCTAATGTTTTTGTTCTTTTGGCTGAATGTTAAAAGAAGCAAGTTACACTTCTTTCGGGTTATGGAGCAAGTAAGTTTTAAGTTAGAAGGTTGGAAAGTTAAAAGGTTGAAAAGTTGCCAAGTTGTAGTTTTAACCTATTTTCCGCTGCGTATTATAACAATTCCTTCATAGAACTACTGATTTTACCGATCAGATCGCTAAAATTACTCCGAAGAAAATTTTATCGGTGCTGGGTGAGCCGTTGAAACCGGCCAGAATATACCCAACACCCACCCCACTATACTCGCCAGCAAACCATACAACAGCGGATTAATGGTAGTATCGAGCCACAAAGCCCCTAACCAAACCACCATGCCGGCTACCATCGAAATAATGGCGGCTAATGATGATACGCGTTTGGTATATAAACCCGCTACCAACGGCACAAACAACGACACCAAACTTAAAGCCGACGACGAACTTACCAATTCGTAAATGTTACTTTTTAACAAAGCCATGATTAACCCCACGCCCGACACCAGCAACACGCAAACCCGCGACAAAAGCAAAAGTTGTTTATCGGTGATTTTAGTAAAATAAGGCTTAAAAATATTCTCGCTGAGGATAGCCGCGGGCGCCAGAATAGCCCCGCTTGCCGTACTGATAATAGCCGAAATTAAAGCGCCGAAAAACAAAATTTTAACCCACAACGAGGTAGAATGCAGAATCAGGCCGGGCAACAATAATTGGGTATCGCCTTGAAGCAATGTTGGCTGCAGGACCTTGGCATATAAAACCAGAATGAGCGGCAGCAAAGCAATGGTTAAGTAAAGACCAGCCGCCGCTAAAGAAGAGTACACCGCCGTTTGCTCCGACTTAGCCGACATAACCCGCTGAAATACGTCTTGCTGCGGAATAGAACCTAAGCCAATGGTAAGCCAGAGGGCCAGGTAATTGAGCCAGGTAGTAAAAGAATTTTGCGGCGGTATAAAGTCGAAAAAATGCGGCGGCACCGTGCGGAGTACGTCCTGCACCGGCACTTTGTCCACAATATTAATGGTAACGAAAATTAA
Proteins encoded in this window:
- a CDS encoding YebC/PmpR family DNA-binding transcriptional regulator yields the protein MGRAFEFRKARKFKRWDKMSKAFSRLGKEIVMAVKENGPNPDANARLRTAIQNAKGVNMPKDRVEAAIKRASSKEEKDYEEVVYEGYGPHGIAILIETATDNINRTVANIRVYLSRAGGTLGKTGSLDFIFTRKGIFRLPAEGLDTEELELDLIDYGAEDIYEHEGEIIVETAFTDFGAMQKALEEKGLPVTSAELQRIPNTRTELNDEQAEEIEALIEKIEEDDDVQAVYHNMA
- a CDS encoding sodium:solute symporter family protein yields the protein MLLLFIGLYLLINVFIGVWAARRVQNTSDFLLAGRQLPFYISTAVVFATWFGSETVLGASSEFAENGLLGVIEDPFGAALCLVLVGLFFAKKLYRLNLLTFGDFYRLYFNRTTELVASFFLVISYFGWVAAQMVALGIILNLISGLSITLGIILGSVAVIIYTYMGGMWSVSITDFLQTIMIIGGLIFVTINIVDKVPVQDVLRTVPPHFFDFIPPQNSFTTWLNYLALWLTIGLGSIPQQDVFQRVMSAKSEQTAVYSSLAAAGLYLTIALLPLILVLYAKVLQPTLLQGDTQLLLPGLILHSTSLWVKILFFGALISAIISTASGAILAPAAILSENIFKPYFTKITDKQLLLLSRVCVLLVSGVGLIMALLKSNIYELVSSSSALSLVSLFVPLVAGLYTKRVSSLAAIISMVAGMVVWLGALWLDTTINPLLYGLLASIVGWVLGIFWPVSTAHPAPIKFSSE